In a single window of the Botrytis cinerea B05.10 chromosome 12, complete sequence genome:
- the Bckap114 gene encoding Bckap114 — protein sequence MASQHEAQLLQILADTQSSADGPRRQAEIYLKSAQAEPAFPSMLASIASHSTVPSELRQAALLNLKNFTSKNWTGHDDNGNPTIQIAEGTKAEIRARMLKIATDDVDSRKIKSAASMVVSKIANVDYPDQWPDLLPTILHIIQTGSDLQLHGSLKVLADVVEESLSEDQFFSVARDIVSTVYGVAINEARLGKLRALAVSVFRGTFDIMEMVKDEHGLEVKAFAEEVLKNWTPFLVAIMKQPLPPSPKESEEDGPVDQQWRGIIALKLQVVKTLMKIKSVFPTLLLPQSPVLFSATWAELTAAQPIFQEMYVDNDMPGRMEDADNLPYTLDFLVLEELDFLQSCLKAPPVQKELEAALQANSSVATTPWVVDVMKLAVNYAQILKEEEELWDIDVNLFLAEESSVTTQYTLRMSCGDLLIKLGEWLSHGALEGLLTYTSIIFQSGDAPWRMREAVLFLLTQLTNDFLDCDKEIRPEISSAFLPFIDYSINRGEPLLRARGYLVAGNLAQSIPQVSLELLDRTVRGVNTDAAEVVKVSCIKSIQGYILAHTVPADRQLPIIASISEFLHSKDLTELESADDLLVTLVESLRSAIQMDTRVTLADEGGALDLLFVLAKHGASNFQLTMLVTESFEEVVESFTGGPGYPALCTKVLPSLIGAFDVGSITDDDPLVELAADLLTILTENGSEPLPAGYVAAVLPKLNRLLMTTTEGGILRPGAEAIKYMLMHDHQQVFAWHDESNKSGLEVCLIIIDRLLGPEVEDNAASEVGGLAAELVEKAGQERLGPYLPQLLRAVATRLATAEAAPFIQSLILVFARLSLVGAHDVVEFLNQIEINGQSGLQVVLSKWLEHSVMFAGYDEIRQNVIALSKIFTLNDQRVVQTMVKGDLIVPTSNRIMTRSKAKLSKDGSYFTPPPQLTRQSDPDQYTIIPASLKIIKVLIEELMSASGLQNAATAAAAAEFADEDGDDDSWEDLPNVLDLGLSSTKADLMAFGEGRGGFGRNRDDETQAYLTEFFVKAGRENLGGFNEFYEALSDEEKVKLQELAQGA from the exons ATGGCCTCACAGCACGAAGCACAACTGCTTCAAATACTGGCAGACACACAATCCTCTGCAGATGGACCCCGCAGACAAGCAGAAATCTACCTTAAATCTGCTCAGGCTGAGCCAGCGTTTCCTTCCATGCTTGCGTCAATTGCTTCTCATTCCACCGTCCCTTCAGAACTTCGACAAGCTGCTTTGTTAAATTTAAAGAACTTTACGAGCAAGAATTGGACTGGCCATGACGATAATGGCAATCCCACCATTCAAATCGCGGAGGGCACAAAGGCAGAGATTAGAGCACGAATGTTGAAAATTGCTACAGACGATGTAGATTCAAGAAAGATCAAGAGTGCAGCTAG TATGGTAGTTAGCAAGATTGCCAATGTCGATTATCCAGATCAATGGCCAGATCTCCTTCCAACCATCCTACACATTATTCAAACCGGCTCAGATTTACAATTACATGGATCATTAAAAGTATTGGCAGATGTTGTCGAGGAAAGTTTGAGTGAAGATCAATTCTTTTCCGTAGCACGAGACATCGTCAGTACTGTCTATGGTGTAGCAATCAATGAAGCACGTCTAGGGAAATTGCGCGCATTGGCAGTATCTGTTTTCCGGGGAACTTTCGATATCATGGAAATGGTCAAGGATGAACATGGATTGGAAGTGAAAGCATTTGCAGAGGAGGTCCTAAAGAATTGGACCCCATTCCTTGTGGCTATCATGAAGCAACCTTTACCTCCATCACCAAAAGAATCAGAAGAGGATGGACCAGTCGATCAACAATGGCGTGGAATTATTGCGTTAAAGTTGCAAGTTGTTAAGACTTTGATGAAGATCAAATCGGTTTTCCCAACATTGTTACTTCCACAAAGTCCAGTTTTATTCAGCGCTACCTGGGCGGAATTGACGGCTGCACAACCTATATTTCAAGAGATGTATGTCGATAATGATATGCCAGGTCGCATGGAGGATGCGGATAATCTGCCATACACTTTGGATTTCTTGGTGTTGGAAGAACTCGACTTTTTACAATCATGCTTGAAAGCTCCACCAGTACAAAAAGAGCTCGAAGCTGCATTACAAGCAAATTCTAGTGTGGCTACGACCCCTTGGGTTGTTGATGTTATGAAGCTTGCTGTAAATTATGCGCAAATTCtcaaggaagaggaagaattatGGGACATTGATGTCAATTTGTTCTTAGCAGAGGAATCATCCGTTACCACACAATACACTCTCAGAATGTCTTGTGGAGACCTCCTTATCAAACTTGGCGAGTGGTTGTCGCATGGTGCTTTGGAAGGTTTATTGACCTATACCTCGATCATCTTTCAATCGGGTGACGCTCCATGGAGAATGAGAGAGGCAGTTTTATTCCTTCTTACTCAACTTACAAACGATTTCTTGGATTGCGACAAGGAGATCCGTCCTGAGATTTCCTCGGCTTTCTTACCTTTTATCGATTATTCTATCAACAGAGGAGAGCCCCTATTGCGTGCCAGAGGATATTTGGTTGCTGGTAATCTTGCACAAAGTATACCTCAGGTTTCTCTTGAATTACTTGATCGTACAGTCAGAGGTGTCAACACGGATGCAGCCGAGGTTGTTAAGGTTTCTTGTATAAAATCTATACAAGGATACATTCTAGCTCATACTGTACCTGCTGATCGACAACTTCCAATTATTGCTTCCATATCCGAATTCCTTCACTCAAAGGATCTTACAGAACTTGAATCTGCAGATGATCTTCTTGTTACCTTGGTGGAATCTTTGAGATCTGCAATTCAAATGGACACAAGAGTAACACTTGCAGATGAAGGTGGTGCTTTAGATTTATTGTTTGTTCTTGCAAAACATGGTGCCTCGAACTTTCAGTTGACTATGTTGGTCACTGAATcatttgaagaagttgtcgAATCATTTACTGGTGGACCAGGATACCCAGCTTTATGTACTAAAGTATTGCCTTCATTAATCGGTGCATTTGATGTGGGATCTATCACTGATGATGATCCTTTGGTAGAG CTTGCCGCAGACTTACTTACTATTCTTACCGAGAATGGATCGGAACCACTTCCAGCTGGATATGTTGCTGCCGTATTACCCAAGTTGAATCGACTTTTGATGACCACAACTGAAGGTGGTATTTTACGACCAGGTGCTGAGGCAATCAAGTATATGCTTATGCATGATCATCAACAAGTCTTTGCTTGGCATGATGAAAGCAATAAATCAGGTTTGGAAGTCTGTCTAATCATTATCGATAGATTACTTGGTCCTGAAGTGGAAGATAATGCGGCATCAGAAGTCGGAGGTCTCGCAGCTGAACTTGTGGAGAAAGCTGGTCAAGAACGTCTTGGTCCATATTTACCACAACTCTTGAGAGCTGTTGCTACACGTCTTGCTACAGCGGAAGCTGCTCCTTTCATccaatctttgattttggtttttgCTCGCTTATCTTTGGTCGGAGCAcatgatgttgttgaattcttgaaccaaatcgaaatcaatgGTCAAAGTGGTTTACAAGTTGTTTTAAGCAAATGGTTGGAGCATTCGGTCATGTTTGCAGGATATGATGAGATTAGACAAAA TGTCATCGCACTCTCTAAAATTTTCACTCTCAATGATCAACGTGTTGTTCAGACTATGGTTAAGGGTGACCTAATTGTTCCAACCAGTAATCGGATCATGACTCGATCTAAGGCCAAACTCAGTAAGGATGGATCATACTTCACGCCCCCACCACAACTAACACGCCAGTCAGACCCCGATCAATACACAATCATTCCTGCTTCTTTGAAAATCATCAAGGTCTTGATTGAAGAACTCATGTCAGCATCGGGACTTCAAAATGCAGCAACGGCCGCGGCAGCAGCAGAATTCGcggatgaagatggagatgatgactCATGGGAAGATCTTCCAAATGTACTTGATCTAGGTTTGTCAAGTACCAAGGCGGATCTTATGGCATttggggaaggaagagggggTTTCGGAAGAAACAGAGATGATGAGACGCAAGCGTATTTGACGGAATTTTTTGTCAAGGCTGGAAGAGAAAATTTAGGAGGGTTTAATGAGTTTTATGAGGCATTATCAGATGAGGAGAAGGTTAAGTTACAAGAATTGGCTCAGGGGGCTTGA
- the Bckap114 gene encoding Bckap114, whose translation MASQHEAQLLQILADTQSSADGPRRQAEIYLKSAQAEPAFPSMLASIASHSTVPSELRQAALLNLKNFTSKNWTGHDDNGNPTIQIAEGTKAEIRARMLKIATDDVDSRKIKSAASMVVSKIANVDYPDQWPDLLPTILHIIQTGSDLQLHGSLKVLADVVEESLSEDQFFSVARDIVSTVYGVAINEARLGKLRALAVSVFRGTFDIMEMVKDEHGLEVKAFAEEVLKNWTPFLVAIMKQPLPPSPKESEEDGPVDQQWRGIIALKLQVVKTLMKIKSVFPTLLLPQSPVLFSATWAELTAAQPIFQEMYVDNDMPGRMEDADNLPYTLDFLVLEELDFLQSCLKAPPVQKELEAALQANSSVATTPWVVDVMKLAVNYAQILKEEEELWDIDVNLFLAEESSVTTQYTLRMSCGDLLIKLGEWLSHGALEGLLTYTSIIFQSGDAPWRMREAVLFLLTQLTNDFLDCDKEIRPEISSAFLPFIDYSINRGEPLLRARGYLVAGNLAQSIPQVSLELLDRTVRGVNTDAAEVVKVSCIKSIQGYILAHTVPADRQLPIIASISEFLHSKDLTELESADDLLVTLVESLRSAIQMDTRVTLADEGGALDLLFVLAKHGASNFQLTMLVTESFEEVVESFTGGPGYPALCTKVLPSLIGAFDVGSITDDDPLVELAADLLTILTENGSEPLPAGYVAAVLPKLNRLLMTTTEGGILRPGAEAIKYMLMHDHQQVFAWHDESNKSGLEVCLIIIDRLLGPEVEDNAASEVGGLAAELVEKAGQERLGPYLPQLLRAVATRLATAEAAPFIQSLILVFARLSLVGAHDVVEFLNQIEINGQSGLQVVLSKWLEHSVMFAGYDEIRQNVIALSKIFTLNDQRVVQTMVKGDLIVPTSNRIMTRSKAKLNPDQYTIIPASLKIIKVLIEELMSASGLQNAATAAAAAEFADEDGDDDSWEDLPNVLDLGLSSTKADLMAFGEGRGGFGRNRDDETQAYLTEFFVKAGRENLGGFNEFYEALSDEEKVKLQELAQGA comes from the exons ATGGCCTCACAGCACGAAGCACAACTGCTTCAAATACTGGCAGACACACAATCCTCTGCAGATGGACCCCGCAGACAAGCAGAAATCTACCTTAAATCTGCTCAGGCTGAGCCAGCGTTTCCTTCCATGCTTGCGTCAATTGCTTCTCATTCCACCGTCCCTTCAGAACTTCGACAAGCTGCTTTGTTAAATTTAAAGAACTTTACGAGCAAGAATTGGACTGGCCATGACGATAATGGCAATCCCACCATTCAAATCGCGGAGGGCACAAAGGCAGAGATTAGAGCACGAATGTTGAAAATTGCTACAGACGATGTAGATTCAAGAAAGATCAAGAGTGCAGCTAG TATGGTAGTTAGCAAGATTGCCAATGTCGATTATCCAGATCAATGGCCAGATCTCCTTCCAACCATCCTACACATTATTCAAACCGGCTCAGATTTACAATTACATGGATCATTAAAAGTATTGGCAGATGTTGTCGAGGAAAGTTTGAGTGAAGATCAATTCTTTTCCGTAGCACGAGACATCGTCAGTACTGTCTATGGTGTAGCAATCAATGAAGCACGTCTAGGGAAATTGCGCGCATTGGCAGTATCTGTTTTCCGGGGAACTTTCGATATCATGGAAATGGTCAAGGATGAACATGGATTGGAAGTGAAAGCATTTGCAGAGGAGGTCCTAAAGAATTGGACCCCATTCCTTGTGGCTATCATGAAGCAACCTTTACCTCCATCACCAAAAGAATCAGAAGAGGATGGACCAGTCGATCAACAATGGCGTGGAATTATTGCGTTAAAGTTGCAAGTTGTTAAGACTTTGATGAAGATCAAATCGGTTTTCCCAACATTGTTACTTCCACAAAGTCCAGTTTTATTCAGCGCTACCTGGGCGGAATTGACGGCTGCACAACCTATATTTCAAGAGATGTATGTCGATAATGATATGCCAGGTCGCATGGAGGATGCGGATAATCTGCCATACACTTTGGATTTCTTGGTGTTGGAAGAACTCGACTTTTTACAATCATGCTTGAAAGCTCCACCAGTACAAAAAGAGCTCGAAGCTGCATTACAAGCAAATTCTAGTGTGGCTACGACCCCTTGGGTTGTTGATGTTATGAAGCTTGCTGTAAATTATGCGCAAATTCtcaaggaagaggaagaattatGGGACATTGATGTCAATTTGTTCTTAGCAGAGGAATCATCCGTTACCACACAATACACTCTCAGAATGTCTTGTGGAGACCTCCTTATCAAACTTGGCGAGTGGTTGTCGCATGGTGCTTTGGAAGGTTTATTGACCTATACCTCGATCATCTTTCAATCGGGTGACGCTCCATGGAGAATGAGAGAGGCAGTTTTATTCCTTCTTACTCAACTTACAAACGATTTCTTGGATTGCGACAAGGAGATCCGTCCTGAGATTTCCTCGGCTTTCTTACCTTTTATCGATTATTCTATCAACAGAGGAGAGCCCCTATTGCGTGCCAGAGGATATTTGGTTGCTGGTAATCTTGCACAAAGTATACCTCAGGTTTCTCTTGAATTACTTGATCGTACAGTCAGAGGTGTCAACACGGATGCAGCCGAGGTTGTTAAGGTTTCTTGTATAAAATCTATACAAGGATACATTCTAGCTCATACTGTACCTGCTGATCGACAACTTCCAATTATTGCTTCCATATCCGAATTCCTTCACTCAAAGGATCTTACAGAACTTGAATCTGCAGATGATCTTCTTGTTACCTTGGTGGAATCTTTGAGATCTGCAATTCAAATGGACACAAGAGTAACACTTGCAGATGAAGGTGGTGCTTTAGATTTATTGTTTGTTCTTGCAAAACATGGTGCCTCGAACTTTCAGTTGACTATGTTGGTCACTGAATcatttgaagaagttgtcgAATCATTTACTGGTGGACCAGGATACCCAGCTTTATGTACTAAAGTATTGCCTTCATTAATCGGTGCATTTGATGTGGGATCTATCACTGATGATGATCCTTTGGTAGAG CTTGCCGCAGACTTACTTACTATTCTTACCGAGAATGGATCGGAACCACTTCCAGCTGGATATGTTGCTGCCGTATTACCCAAGTTGAATCGACTTTTGATGACCACAACTGAAGGTGGTATTTTACGACCAGGTGCTGAGGCAATCAAGTATATGCTTATGCATGATCATCAACAAGTCTTTGCTTGGCATGATGAAAGCAATAAATCAGGTTTGGAAGTCTGTCTAATCATTATCGATAGATTACTTGGTCCTGAAGTGGAAGATAATGCGGCATCAGAAGTCGGAGGTCTCGCAGCTGAACTTGTGGAGAAAGCTGGTCAAGAACGTCTTGGTCCATATTTACCACAACTCTTGAGAGCTGTTGCTACACGTCTTGCTACAGCGGAAGCTGCTCCTTTCATccaatctttgattttggtttttgCTCGCTTATCTTTGGTCGGAGCAcatgatgttgttgaattcttgaaccaaatcgaaatcaatgGTCAAAGTGGTTTACAAGTTGTTTTAAGCAAATGGTTGGAGCATTCGGTCATGTTTGCAGGATATGATGAGATTAGACAAAA TGTCATCGCACTCTCTAAAATTTTCACTCTCAATGATCAACGTGTTGTTCAGACTATGGTTAAGGGTGACCTAATTGTTCCAACCAGTAATCGGATCATGACTCGATCTAAGGCCAAACTCA ACCCCGATCAATACACAATCATTCCTGCTTCTTTGAAAATCATCAAGGTCTTGATTGAAGAACTCATGTCAGCATCGGGACTTCAAAATGCAGCAACGGCCGCGGCAGCAGCAGAATTCGcggatgaagatggagatgatgactCATGGGAAGATCTTCCAAATGTACTTGATCTAGGTTTGTCAAGTACCAAGGCGGATCTTATGGCATttggggaaggaagagggggTTTCGGAAGAAACAGAGATGATGAGACGCAAGCGTATTTGACGGAATTTTTTGTCAAGGCTGGAAGAGAAAATTTAGGAGGGTTTAATGAGTTTTATGAGGCATTATCAGATGAGGAGAAGGTTAAGTTACAAGAATTGGCTCAGGGGGCTTGA